Proteins encoded by one window of Pseudomonas sp. LS44:
- a CDS encoding ABC transporter ATP-binding protein codes for MTAALLEFREVDVYYGPIQALKKVSLHIDEGETVALIGANGAGKSTLLMSIFGQPRAEEGQILLRGTDITHKSSHFVASSGVAQSPEGRRVFPDMSVEENLLMGTIPIGMQHVQEDMQRMFELFPVLKERRNQRAMTMSGGEQQMLAIARALMSRPQLLLLDEPSLGLAPLVVRQIFQTLRELAQSGMTIFLVEQNANHALKLSDRGYVMVNGEIRLSGTGQELLGNQDVRNAYLGGH; via the coding sequence ATGACGGCGGCGTTGCTGGAGTTCCGTGAAGTCGATGTGTACTACGGGCCGATCCAGGCGCTGAAAAAGGTCTCCCTGCACATCGACGAAGGCGAGACGGTGGCGCTGATCGGCGCCAACGGCGCGGGCAAGTCGACGTTGTTGATGTCGATCTTCGGTCAGCCGCGCGCCGAGGAGGGGCAGATTCTCCTGCGCGGCACGGATATCACCCACAAGTCTTCGCACTTCGTCGCCTCCAGCGGTGTGGCGCAATCGCCGGAAGGGCGGCGAGTGTTCCCCGACATGAGCGTCGAGGAAAACCTGCTGATGGGCACCATTCCGATCGGCATGCAGCATGTGCAGGAAGACATGCAGCGCATGTTCGAGCTGTTTCCGGTGCTCAAGGAACGGCGCAACCAGCGGGCCATGACCATGTCTGGCGGCGAGCAACAGATGCTCGCCATCGCCCGCGCGCTGATGAGCCGCCCGCAACTGCTGCTGCTTGACGAACCGTCGTTGGGCCTGGCGCCGCTGGTGGTGCGGCAAATCTTCCAGACCCTGCGCGAGCTGGCGCAAAGCGGCATGACCATCTTCCTGGTCGAGCAGAACGCCAACCATGCGCTGAAACTCTCCGACCGCGGCTACGTGATGGTCAACGGCGAAATCCGCCTGAGCGGCACCGGCCAGGAACTGCTCGGCAACCAGGATGTGCGCAACGCGTATCTGGGCGGGCACTGA
- a CDS encoding ABC transporter ATP-binding protein — MSDMILRVEHLMMHFGGIKALNDVNLEVERGSITALIGPNGAGKTTVFNCLTGFYKASGGSILLDAQGKSTDVIKVLGQPFRASDFVNPARFVSRLRYKMFGGTHLVNRAGLARTFQNIRLFREMSVVENLLVAQHMFVNRSLFAGVLNTPGYRRAENDALDHAFYWLEVVDLAESANRLAGELSYGQQRRLEIARAMCTRPELICLDEPAAGLNPMETQALSRIVRYLRDHHGITVLLIEHDMGMVMNISDHIIVLDHGDVIARGAPEAIRHDEKVIAAYLGADEEELV, encoded by the coding sequence ATGAGCGACATGATCCTGCGCGTCGAACACCTGATGATGCATTTCGGCGGCATCAAGGCGCTCAACGACGTCAATCTGGAAGTCGAGCGCGGCTCGATCACCGCGCTGATCGGCCCCAACGGCGCCGGCAAAACCACGGTGTTCAACTGCCTGACCGGCTTCTACAAGGCCAGCGGCGGGAGCATCCTGCTGGACGCCCAGGGCAAGTCCACCGATGTGATCAAGGTGCTCGGCCAGCCGTTTCGCGCCAGTGATTTCGTCAATCCGGCGCGGTTCGTCAGCCGCCTGCGCTACAAGATGTTCGGCGGTACCCACCTGGTCAATCGAGCCGGTCTGGCGCGCACTTTCCAGAACATCCGCCTGTTCCGCGAAATGTCCGTGGTGGAGAACCTGCTGGTCGCCCAGCACATGTTCGTCAACCGCAGCCTGTTCGCCGGCGTGCTCAACACGCCGGGCTATCGGCGAGCGGAAAATGATGCGCTCGATCACGCCTTCTACTGGCTGGAAGTGGTCGATCTGGCGGAGTCCGCCAATCGCCTGGCCGGCGAGCTGTCCTACGGTCAGCAGCGGCGTTTGGAGATCGCCCGGGCGATGTGCACGCGGCCGGAGCTGATCTGCCTGGACGAGCCGGCTGCCGGCCTCAACCCGATGGAGACCCAGGCGCTGTCGCGGATCGTCCGCTACCTGCGCGACCACCACGGCATCACCGTGCTACTGATCGAGCACGACATGGGCATGGTGATGAATATCTCCGACCACATCATCGTCCTCGACCACGGCGATGTGATCGCCCGTGGCGCGCCCGAGGCAATTCGCCATGACGAAAAAGTCATCGCTGCCTACCTGGGTGCCGACGAAGAGGAGCTGGTATGA